One window of the Lycorma delicatula isolate Av1 chromosome 3, ASM4794821v1, whole genome shotgun sequence genome contains the following:
- the LOC142322176 gene encoding dynein light chain Tctex-type protein 2B-like isoform X2, whose amino-acid sequence MSQANSEDKNLVDDDPENVHVELPDLSRYEMKEDKLPIGHFAMRPSLEEKFKSETVREIIHSVLIEHLKGKVYSAEMADEWVKTISVNIKNKVKELNYKKYKLMVHVVLGEQKGSGVRIACRCLWDADSDGYAFDTFMNE is encoded by the exons atgtcACAGGCTAACAGtgaagataaaaatttagttgatgaTGATCCAGAAAATGTACACGTGGAACTTCCTGATTTGTCGCGATATGAAATGAAAGAGGATAAACTACCTATTGGACATTTTGCAATGAGACCTTCTCTAGaagaaaa ATTCAAATCAGAAACAGTTCGTGAAATTATTCATTCTGTATTAATTGAGCATCTCAAAGGTAAAGTGTATTCTGCTGAAATGGCAGATGAATGGGTTAAAACaatatcagtaaatattaaaaataaagtaaaag aactgaactataaaaaatacaaattaatggtCCATGTAGTGTTGGGTGAACAAAAGGGATCTGGTGTAAGAATAGCATGTCGTTGTCTGTGGGATGCAGACTCTGATGGATATGCTTTTGATACTTTTATGAAT gaATAG
- the LOC142322176 gene encoding dynein light chain Tctex-type protein 2B-like isoform X1 — protein sequence MSQANSEDKNLVDDDPENVHVELPDLSRYEMKEDKLPIGHFAMRPSLEEKFKSETVREIIHSVLIEHLKGKVYSAEMADEWVKTISVNIKNKVKELNYKKYKLMVHVVLGEQKGSGVRIACRCLWDADSDGYAFDTFMNDFLFCTAVVFAVFFY from the exons atgtcACAGGCTAACAGtgaagataaaaatttagttgatgaTGATCCAGAAAATGTACACGTGGAACTTCCTGATTTGTCGCGATATGAAATGAAAGAGGATAAACTACCTATTGGACATTTTGCAATGAGACCTTCTCTAGaagaaaa ATTCAAATCAGAAACAGTTCGTGAAATTATTCATTCTGTATTAATTGAGCATCTCAAAGGTAAAGTGTATTCTGCTGAAATGGCAGATGAATGGGTTAAAACaatatcagtaaatattaaaaataaagtaaaag aactgaactataaaaaatacaaattaatggtCCATGTAGTGTTGGGTGAACAAAAGGGATCTGGTGTAAGAATAGCATGTCGTTGTCTGTGGGATGCAGACTCTGATGGATATGCTTTTGATACTTTTATGAAT gatTTCTTATTTTGTACAGCTGTTGTATTTGCtgtttttttctattga